The Lutibacter sp. Hel_I_33_5 genome has a window encoding:
- a CDS encoding T9SS type A sorting domain-containing protein: protein MKNKFLLITILSCILSCSQKNKNIEKEDGYSVFKKQKKSKKGSKKKKHIASRFIEKSSKKSIQETAAIFQKYQKEILESNTSFQGTWEELGPTYYNDETPKIGRVTSIAAEKGNSNHIIIGSETGGVWKTVDGGTKWTVLTDNQPSLDVFSLAIDPSNAQKYYWGSKEGTLYVSSDAGSTWSLLADVSDREDNNGVNKILIHPTNSNILYCSSQDEGIFRSTDSGATWTKIHQGSLAGFDIEFKPGDPNIVYATGNHLFISRDNGVTFNKSTLLPNPVSSQGHPNARMIGVTPANSNVIYIVENNSDHSGFGALYKSIDAGVSFIKIDDKGKDYIGDSFDGGGEGQSPDHMDIAIDPANENIIHIAGIYINYMVINNNAVTLPLTRPQNQGNLHVDFTIMKFIDNKLYVGTDGGIQIIDKPNDLSASNKYLNDISTGLGILQVYKLGISQTDPVNVIEGAQDNGTLMYVGSTKKWKFVGGGDGMECFFDKTDPSIIYYSAQAGALFRITADDEKSISPQGAGVGAWTTPFEQDLTSPNTIYSGYKQVYKSTDKGDSWTAISQTFNFELINLKIAPSNNKIMYCNPWFGELYKTDDGGATEWKKITSIPLTRSVFGTYPAINTIAIHPTNPLKVAVAASGIGAPEKVYLTNDGGVTWSSIKHNLPDFEVDALEWDKTAENGLYLGMNYGVFYINDTFIANNKYWQPFSNNLPNVRISELEINYADNKLYTATYGRGIWRSDLFDSSLATDKYKFSGLKLYPNPVRNNFNLTWNNTEKVAVSIFDASGKLISFNKDISLNNSFKVDTRNYSKGIYFVKVNNAKGMTVKKIIVE, encoded by the coding sequence ATGAAAAATAAATTTTTACTTATAACTATATTATCTTGTATATTAAGTTGTTCTCAGAAGAATAAAAATATAGAAAAAGAAGATGGATATTCCGTTTTTAAAAAACAGAAGAAATCTAAAAAAGGTTCTAAGAAAAAGAAACATATAGCTTCTAGATTTATAGAAAAATCAAGTAAAAAATCCATTCAAGAAACAGCAGCTATATTTCAAAAATATCAAAAAGAAATACTTGAATCCAATACTAGTTTTCAAGGTACTTGGGAAGAATTAGGGCCTACATATTATAATGATGAAACACCAAAAATTGGTAGAGTAACCTCTATAGCTGCAGAAAAAGGGAACAGTAATCATATCATTATTGGAAGTGAAACAGGTGGTGTTTGGAAAACGGTAGATGGTGGAACTAAATGGACTGTTTTAACCGATAATCAACCAAGTTTAGATGTTTTTTCTTTAGCGATTGATCCATCAAATGCTCAAAAATATTATTGGGGTTCAAAAGAAGGAACATTATATGTTTCTTCAGATGCAGGAAGTACTTGGAGTCTTTTAGCAGATGTCTCTGATAGAGAAGATAATAATGGTGTTAATAAAATTTTAATCCACCCTACAAATTCTAATATTTTATATTGTAGCTCCCAAGATGAGGGTATTTTTAGATCAACTGATAGTGGTGCAACATGGACAAAAATTCATCAAGGATCTTTAGCAGGTTTTGATATTGAATTTAAACCAGGAGATCCAAACATTGTTTATGCTACAGGAAATCATTTATTTATATCTAGAGATAATGGAGTTACGTTTAACAAATCTACATTATTACCAAACCCAGTATCATCACAAGGTCATCCTAATGCTAGAATGATTGGAGTAACTCCAGCTAATTCAAATGTAATTTATATTGTTGAAAACAATAGTGATCATTCGGGTTTTGGTGCTTTATATAAATCAATAGATGCAGGTGTTTCTTTTATAAAAATAGATGATAAAGGCAAAGATTATATTGGAGATAGTTTTGATGGTGGAGGCGAAGGCCAATCCCCAGATCATATGGATATTGCAATAGATCCAGCTAATGAAAATATTATACATATAGCAGGTATTTATATCAACTATATGGTAATAAATAATAATGCAGTGACTTTACCACTTACAAGACCACAAAATCAAGGAAATTTACATGTAGATTTTACCATAATGAAATTTATTGATAATAAACTTTATGTTGGTACAGATGGAGGAATTCAAATAATTGATAAACCAAATGATTTATCAGCTAGTAATAAATATTTAAATGATATATCAACAGGTTTGGGAATACTTCAAGTATATAAACTTGGAATTAGTCAAACAGATCCTGTAAATGTTATTGAAGGCGCTCAAGATAATGGTACTTTAATGTATGTTGGTAGTACAAAAAAATGGAAATTTGTTGGTGGTGGTGATGGAATGGAATGTTTTTTTGATAAGACCGATCCGTCAATTATCTATTATAGTGCGCAAGCAGGTGCGCTTTTTAGAATTACAGCGGATGATGAGAAGAGTATTTCTCCACAAGGAGCTGGTGTAGGAGCTTGGACTACACCTTTTGAACAAGACCTTACCTCTCCAAATACTATTTACAGTGGTTACAAACAAGTATATAAATCTACAGATAAAGGAGATTCATGGACTGCTATTTCTCAAACTTTCAATTTCGAATTAATAAATTTGAAAATAGCACCTTCAAATAATAAAATAATGTACTGTAATCCTTGGTTTGGAGAATTATATAAAACCGATGATGGAGGGGCAACAGAATGGAAAAAAATCACATCAATTCCATTAACAAGATCAGTATTTGGAACGTATCCCGCAATAAATACCATAGCAATACATCCAACAAATCCATTGAAAGTTGCTGTTGCAGCATCTGGAATTGGAGCACCTGAAAAAGTATACTTAACTAATGATGGTGGAGTAACTTGGTCATCTATAAAACACAATTTACCAGATTTTGAAGTAGATGCCTTAGAATGGGATAAAACAGCTGAAAATGGATTGTATTTAGGTATGAATTACGGAGTTTTCTATATTAATGATACATTTATAGCTAACAATAAATATTGGCAGCCTTTTAGTAATAATTTACCAAATGTTAGAATTTCTGAATTAGAAATAAATTATGCTGATAATAAATTATATACAGCCACTTATGGAAGAGGTATTTGGAGATCAGATTTATTTGATAGTAGTTTAGCTACGGATAAGTATAAATTTTCAGGATTAAAACTATACCCAAACCCTGTGAGAAATAATTTTAATTTAACCTGGAACAATACAGAAAAAGTAGCCGTTAGTATTTTTGATGCTTCAGGTAAATTAATTTCATTTAACAAAGACATTAGTTTAAATAACTCTTTTAAGGTTGATACAAGGAATTACTCAAAAGGAATTTACTTTGTAAAAGTAAATAACGCTAAAGGAATGACAGTTAAAAAAATAATAGTAGAATAA
- a CDS encoding YbjQ family protein → MILTTTPNIENFKIVDYLGIVTGTAYNTSYSYKGNKISFKDMFNTSKYYKAYAEGLESLKEQAFQNLKDNALKLGANAVVGIQLDVEPLATSATVLVSITGTAVKVE, encoded by the coding sequence ATGATATTAACAACAACACCAAACATAGAAAATTTTAAAATAGTAGATTATTTAGGAATTGTAACAGGTACAGCATATAACACAAGCTATTCCTATAAAGGAAATAAAATATCTTTCAAAGATATGTTTAACACATCGAAATACTATAAAGCTTACGCAGAAGGTTTAGAGTCTTTAAAAGAACAGGCATTTCAAAATTTAAAAGATAATGCATTAAAACTTGGTGCAAATGCAGTTGTAGGAATACAATTAGATGTAGAACCTTTAGCAACATCCGCGACTGTTTTAGTATCTATTACAGGTACTGCTGTAAAAGTTGAATAA
- a CDS encoding twin-arginine translocase TatA/TatE family subunit: MITNSIFLGMIGPWQIAIIVVLVLLMFGGKKIPELMKGLGTGIKEFKSATKNDEDTDE; this comes from the coding sequence ATGATTACAAACAGTATTTTTTTAGGAATGATTGGGCCTTGGCAAATTGCAATTATAGTTGTATTGGTTTTATTAATGTTTGGAGGAAAGAAAATACCAGAGTTAATGAAAGGCTTAGGAACCGGAATAAAAGAGTTTAAAAGCGCTACAAAAAATGATGAAGATACAGATGAGTAG